In Corallococcus exiguus, the DNA window AAGCGGGCAGATGCAGGTGCGCGCCCACGAGCAGCGCGACATCCATCCGGCCATTCACGAACAGCGTCCGGCCCCGGCACACGTCCGCCAGGAGCCGGGCCTCCTCCAGGAACAGCCGCCCGGAGGCCTCTGGGTGACGGTGCTGCACGGCGACGTCCGGCCCCGCCTCCAGCGCCCGCTCCAGCGCGGTGAGCAACCGCGCCCGGGGCAGCCGCCAGTCCGTGATGACCACGAGGCGGGGCAGGACGGGCACCGCTACTCCACGAGCCCTTCGATGGGGCTGGACGCGGAGCCGTACGCCTTGCGCGGGATGCGGCCCGCGAGGAACGCGTCGCGGCCGGCCTCCACCGCCTTCTTCATGGCCACGGCCATGCGCACCGGATCCTTCGCGCCCGCGATGGCGGTGTTCATGAGCAGCGCGTCCACGCCCAGCTCCATCGCGATGGCCGCATCGGACGCCGTGCCCACGCCCGCGTCCACGATGACCGGTACCTTCACCACCTCGCGGATGAGCCGCAGGTTGTGCGGGTTGCGGATGCCCAGCCCGCTACCGATGGGCGCCGCCAGCGGCATCACCGCCGCGCAGCCCGCGTCCTCCAGCTTGCGCGCGGTGATGGGGTCGTCGCTGGTGTACGGCAGCACCGTGAAGCCTTCCTTCACCAGGATGCGAGCGGCCTTCACCGTCTCCTCGACGTCCGGGTAGAGCGTCTTCTCGTCGCCAAGCACTTCCAGCTTCACCCACTTGCTCATGCCCAGCTCTTCCGCCAGCCGGCACGTGCGCACCGCGTCGTCCGCCGTGTAGCAGAGCGCCGTGTTGGGCAAGAGGCGCATCTTGTTGCGGTCGATCCAGTTCATCAGCGACGCCTCGCCCGTCGCCTTCAGGTCCAACCGCCGCACCGCCACCGTGACGAGCTCCGCGCCCGACGCTTCGTGGCACTGCTTCATCACCTCGTGGCTGGGGTACTTCCCCGTCCCGACGATGAGCCGCGAGGTGAACGTCACCCCCGCCAGCGTGAAAGGCTTGTCCGCGATACCGCTCATGACCGTCTCCTCTCCAGGGCCTGCACTCACCCGCCACCCACGAAGGTGACGATCTCCACCCGGTCCCCGTCCTGGAGCCGGTGCTCGGGGTGACGGGCGCGGCGCACCACCTCCGCGTTCACCTCCACTGCCACCCCCGGGCCGCTGCCCAGCTCCAACAGCGCCAGCAGGGACGAAAGGGTGCTGCCCTCTGGCAGCGTCCGCGCTTCTCCGTTGACCCACACGTTCACGGCCTCACGGCTCCTTCCGGTCCCCGTCGGTCGGGACCCGCCGGTGCCAGTACAAGGGCGGTTCTGCCCTGTCAACGCACAGCCTCCCCCACGCAAAAGGCCTGCTTCAGCGCACTGGAACGGATTTTTCGCGCTCGAATGCGTTTTGTTCCGCTTCCCCAGCAGGCGAGCGGCCAGGGCCTTCCTCGTGCGCGGGCCGCCCCTGCTCATGGCTCCATGCGTTGCCAAGCGCTGTGCAGGTACGGGGGGAGCGACCAGTTTCTGCCCAACGCCGGGGAACAAATCACCGGCACTCAAGAACACACTCACAGGGGGCGGTCACACATGCGGAAGCTCATGATTGCGGTTACGGCGGTCGCGGGTCTGACGATGGTCACCGGCTGCAAGAAGGATGACGTCCAGGCGCAGCGCGAGGATGTCGCCGAGGCCCGTCAGGAAGCGGCGCAGGAGACGGCGGAGGCGCGTCAGGACGAGAACCAGGAGATGGCGTCGGCGCAGCATGACGCCAACGAGGACATCGCGGAGGCCCGTCAGGACGCGAACGACAAGATCGCCAGCGCCAACGAGGACGTCCGCGACGAGGAGCAGGACCTGGCCGAGGCCCAGGCCAACCGGAATGAGGACCTGGCCGAGGGCGGCTCCGGCATGGCCGGCACCACCAGCGCCGCGGCGGCGACCACCGTCAACGGCCGCGTGATCGCCAAGTCCGGTGACACGCTGACGCTGGTGGACAGCACCAACAAGGAACTGAAGATCAAGACCAATGACCGGACCGCGCTGATGGACAATGGCAGCCGCGCGGTGAAGCTGGACGACATCAAGGAAGGCTCGCAGGTGCGCGCCTCCTACGTGATGGACGGCAAGGACATGGTCGCCCGCGACGTCACCCTGGTGGCGGCGGTGAAGAAGCTGGACAAGTAATCCCCGCGCCTCACGCGCCTCTGTCTTTCCGGACTGGGGAAAATACTTGAAGGCGGCGGCTCCCACCCTCGCGGTGGGGGCCGTTTCCTTTTTAGTCGGGAGATGCCCGGTGGGGTCGGATGGGGATGTCTGACCCGGGTGGTAGGACGCGGGCGTGAGGAGTTCCTCATGCCTTCCCACCCCCGGGAAGCGCCTCTTCGTCAGGAGCGTCACCCACGATG includes these proteins:
- a CDS encoding thiazole synthase yields the protein MSGIADKPFTLAGVTFTSRLIVGTGKYPSHEVMKQCHEASGAELVTVAVRRLDLKATGEASLMNWIDRNKMRLLPNTALCYTADDAVRTCRLAEELGMSKWVKLEVLGDEKTLYPDVEETVKAARILVKEGFTVLPYTSDDPITARKLEDAGCAAVMPLAAPIGSGLGIRNPHNLRLIREVVKVPVIVDAGVGTASDAAIAMELGVDALLMNTAIAGAKDPVRMAVAMKKAVEAGRDAFLAGRIPRKAYGSASSPIEGLVE
- the thiS gene encoding sulfur carrier protein ThiS, coding for MNVWVNGEARTLPEGSTLSSLLALLELGSGPGVAVEVNAEVVRRARHPEHRLQDGDRVEIVTFVGGG
- a CDS encoding SPFH domain-containing protein, with amino-acid sequence MIAVTAVAGLTMVTGCKKDDVQAQREDVAEARQEAAQETAEARQDENQEMASAQHDANEDIAEARQDANDKIASANEDVRDEEQDLAEAQANRNEDLAEGGSGMAGTTSAAAATTVNGRVIAKSGDTLTLVDSTNKELKIKTNDRTALMDNGSRAVKLDDIKEGSQVRASYVMDGKDMVARDVTLVAAVKKLDK